The Apibacter raozihei genome contains a region encoding:
- a CDS encoding DNA-3-methyladenine glycosylase: protein MNTRVSSDFFCQNSITVAEQLIGMKLVRVYESGEIKKFIITETEAYIGEDDLACHASKGRIPRTEVMFHEGGKIYVYLIYGIYWMLNIVTGLEKHPQAVLIRSVNECKGPGRLGKLLRLDKSFYGEDLSNSRRIWLEEGITGLDFIMTPRIGIDYAGEIWKNKPWRFVTIDK, encoded by the coding sequence ATGAATACAAGAGTAAGTTCTGATTTCTTTTGTCAAAATTCAATAACTGTAGCTGAGCAATTAATAGGAATGAAGCTTGTAAGAGTGTATGAATCTGGTGAAATTAAAAAGTTTATAATAACAGAAACAGAAGCATACATAGGAGAAGATGATTTAGCATGCCATGCAAGCAAAGGAAGGATACCACGAACAGAAGTCATGTTTCATGAAGGAGGTAAAATATATGTATACCTTATATATGGAATTTATTGGATGTTAAATATAGTGACAGGATTAGAAAAACATCCGCAAGCAGTTTTAATCAGAAGTGTTAATGAATGTAAAGGCCCGGGTAGGTTGGGTAAACTACTTAGACTTGATAAGAGTTTTTATGGAGAAGATCTGTCAAATTCCCGGAGAATATGGCTTGAAGAAGGAATAACCGGCTTAGACTTTATTATGACACCCCGTATCGGAATTGACTATGCTGGAGAGATATGGAAAAATAAACCTTGGAGATTTGTAACAATAGATAAATAA
- the pckA gene encoding phosphoenolpyruvate carboxykinase (ATP) has protein sequence MENLIKSLEKHGIKGVKEIVHNPTYEQLFQAEMDPANEGYEKGELTTSGAVSVKTGVFTGRSPKDRYIVKDSVTEDTIWWDGNINRPTSSEIFSDLKGLVANQLSNKKLYVVDTFCGTNKDTRMKVRFVMEVAWQAHFVTNMFIRPSQYELENYGEPDFFIMNGSKVVNPKWKDQGLNSENFVMFNLTEKVQIIGGTWYGGEMKKGMFSMMNYYLPLKGMASMHCSANVGEAGDVAVYFGLSGTGKTTLSADPKRYLIGDDEHGWDNNGVFNYEGGCYAKVIDLSEEKEPDIWRAIRRDALLENVVVKDNGEVDYKDNSITENTRVSYPIYHISKIVLPSKAGHAKKIIYLSADAFGVLPPVSILDEEQAQYHFLCGYTSKLAGTERGITEPLPSFSPAFGEAFLSLHPTMYSKTLVAKMKEHGAKAYLVNTGWNGTGKRISLKDTRAIIDAIIDGSIEKSEKATIPYLNLTFPKQLEHVSDILDPRTTYSQVSEWETKAKDLAAKYIKNFEQYTDTEEGKRLVAAGPQL, from the coding sequence ATGGAAAACTTAATAAAATCATTAGAGAAACATGGAATTAAAGGTGTAAAAGAAATTGTACACAATCCAACTTATGAACAGTTATTTCAGGCAGAAATGGATCCGGCAAACGAAGGATATGAAAAAGGGGAATTAACTACTTCTGGAGCTGTGTCTGTTAAAACAGGGGTATTTACAGGTCGTTCACCTAAAGATAGATATATTGTAAAAGATTCAGTAACCGAAGATACTATCTGGTGGGATGGTAATATCAACAGACCGACATCTTCTGAAATTTTTTCTGATTTAAAAGGACTGGTAGCTAATCAGCTTTCAAATAAAAAATTATATGTAGTTGATACATTTTGTGGAACGAATAAAGATACAAGAATGAAAGTTCGTTTTGTCATGGAAGTAGCATGGCAGGCACATTTTGTAACAAATATGTTTATCCGACCTTCTCAATATGAATTGGAAAATTACGGGGAACCTGACTTTTTTATCATGAATGGATCAAAAGTAGTTAATCCAAAATGGAAAGATCAAGGATTAAATTCTGAAAATTTTGTTATGTTTAACTTAACTGAAAAAGTTCAGATTATTGGAGGAACTTGGTATGGAGGAGAAATGAAAAAGGGAATGTTTTCAATGATGAACTATTATCTTCCATTAAAAGGAATGGCATCTATGCATTGTTCTGCAAATGTGGGTGAAGCAGGTGATGTTGCAGTATACTTCGGGCTATCCGGTACAGGGAAAACTACATTGTCAGCAGATCCTAAACGATATTTGATAGGTGATGATGAGCATGGCTGGGATAACAACGGAGTTTTCAATTACGAAGGAGGTTGTTATGCTAAAGTAATTGATTTGTCAGAAGAAAAAGAGCCGGATATCTGGAGAGCTATCAGAAGAGATGCGCTACTGGAAAATGTTGTTGTAAAAGATAATGGAGAAGTCGATTATAAAGATAATTCTATTACAGAAAATACAAGAGTATCTTATCCAATCTATCATATTAGCAAAATAGTATTGCCATCTAAAGCAGGACATGCTAAAAAAATTATATATCTGTCTGCAGATGCATTTGGAGTATTACCTCCGGTTTCAATTTTAGACGAAGAACAAGCACAATATCACTTCCTATGCGGTTATACTTCAAAGTTAGCAGGAACTGAACGTGGGATAACTGAACCTCTACCTTCATTTTCTCCAGCTTTCGGAGAAGCGTTTCTTTCACTTCACCCTACCATGTATTCCAAAACTTTAGTAGCTAAAATGAAAGAGCACGGAGCTAAAGCTTACTTGGTAAATACCGGTTGGAATGGTACAGGAAAAAGAATATCTTTGAAGGATACGAGAGCTATAATTGATGCTATAATTGATGGTTCAATTGAAAAATCAGAAAAAGCTACAATTCCGTATTTAAATCTTACTTTCCCTAAGCAATTAGAACACGTTTCTGATATATTAGATCCTAGAACCACTTATTCACAGGTTTCTGAATGGGAAACAAAAGCAAAAGATTTAGCGGCAAAATATATCAAAAATTTTGAACAATATACAGATACTGAAGAAGGTAAAAGACTTGTGGCAGCTGGTCCACAATTATAG
- a CDS encoding ABC transporter permease gives MLNNIKEYFYAIVDSLRTEIRLIFSDAAVYSSYIGATLLIGILYSYVYSKEVISELPIVVVDLDQTQMSNKLVRMINATKQVNVKYSVSDMSQAHELFDSGLVKGVVVVNHNFSKKIQKGEVPALSVYCDASYMLYYKQMLTAVTSSAGTFSAGIEINKLIGSGLTSRQALDSRRPVNPISKPLYNIDAGYATFLMPVVFLIAIQTLQISGMGIIGGTQREKKQYPENYEFMKRPFGVIFILIGRSGAYVLLSTLIMILQMGFVMHIFDFPLRGNPWEAILFLIPFILSVTFLGIFLTNFFKNREDAVMTVTIFSIPALFLCGVSWPTIAFPDWLKVLSIFSPSTLGVKGYVEITQFGASFQEIKNTWFQLWGITFFYFILAVLTLKRLYFLNLNKSVD, from the coding sequence ATGTTAAATAACATTAAAGAATATTTTTATGCAATAGTCGATAGTTTAAGAACGGAAATACGTCTGATTTTTTCAGATGCTGCGGTATATTCTTCCTATATAGGAGCCACCTTATTAATTGGAATATTATATTCTTACGTTTACTCTAAAGAGGTTATTTCCGAATTGCCAATAGTAGTAGTGGATTTAGATCAGACTCAGATGAGTAACAAATTAGTACGAATGATTAATGCTACTAAGCAGGTAAATGTGAAGTATTCTGTTTCAGATATGTCTCAGGCACATGAACTTTTTGATTCGGGGCTGGTAAAAGGTGTTGTTGTAGTAAATCATAATTTTTCTAAAAAAATTCAAAAAGGTGAAGTACCTGCTTTATCCGTATACTGCGATGCCTCATACATGCTATACTATAAACAGATGCTTACCGCTGTAACTTCCTCTGCCGGAACATTTAGTGCAGGAATTGAAATAAACAAGTTGATTGGTAGCGGTTTAACTTCAAGACAGGCGTTGGACTCACGCCGGCCGGTGAATCCTATTTCTAAACCTTTATATAATATTGATGCCGGATATGCTACCTTTTTAATGCCTGTCGTTTTTCTAATAGCCATACAGACCTTACAAATATCCGGAATGGGTATTATTGGAGGAACACAAAGAGAAAAGAAACAATACCCCGAAAATTATGAATTTATGAAAAGACCTTTTGGTGTAATTTTTATTTTAATAGGTAGATCTGGGGCTTATGTATTGTTATCAACACTCATAATGATTTTACAGATGGGGTTTGTTATGCATATTTTTGATTTTCCTCTTCGCGGAAATCCTTGGGAAGCAATATTGTTTTTAATACCATTTATTTTATCAGTAACTTTTTTAGGGATATTTTTAACAAATTTCTTCAAAAACAGAGAAGATGCTGTAATGACGGTGACTATATTTTCAATTCCAGCCTTATTTCTTTGTGGGGTATCTTGGCCGACCATAGCATTCCCTGATTGGCTAAAAGTTTTATCAATATTTTCTCCATCTACATTAGGAGTGAAAGGATATGTTGAAATTACACAGTTTGGCGCATCTTTTCAAGAAATCAAAAATACATGGTTTCAGCTTTGGGGAATAACTTTCTTTTACTTTATTTTAGCTGTACTAACTCTTAAAAGATTATATTTTCTTAATTTAAATAAGTCAGTTGATTAA
- a CDS encoding ABC transporter permease: MFKGFFSIFGSEVVRIITSPRLLFLIIGIPLGLFIYYTSLLNSGVPEKLPVVLYDQDRTQTSRQLGRMLNSSSSLNIVSEVFSYKDGEKKVRTDEALAFIIIPDDFEKNIFKGNSVSVVCYYNSQYILAGGIINKAFQTVVGTFSAGAHIKALMQKGNSSYQALAATSPVNTDKHILFNPYTNYSYYLNLSLMPMSIQIVIIVISIFSLGSVLKYDQGKELLEVGNQKIGVICMAKLLPYTIIFSIIGFFMNSLLYYKIKIPMHGNIWMINLYFIFFIIICQCVALFFVSLSTSLRAALTIGGGFAAISFSFAGYTFPEEGMPTVIKFINYCFPFTSYLRLTINYAVRGMNINIYDWKYILALIIFLILGFVSMFIYGNKLKKGGYDVK, from the coding sequence ATGTTTAAAGGTTTTTTTTCCATTTTTGGATCAGAAGTTGTTAGAATTATTACAAGTCCAAGATTGCTTTTTTTAATAATAGGAATTCCTTTAGGATTGTTTATATACTACACTAGCCTTCTGAATTCAGGTGTACCGGAAAAATTACCAGTTGTTTTATATGATCAGGATAGAACCCAAACATCGAGACAGCTTGGAAGAATGTTAAATTCTTCCTCCTCTTTAAATATAGTTTCAGAAGTTTTTAGTTATAAAGACGGGGAAAAGAAAGTACGTACAGATGAAGCATTAGCCTTTATAATAATTCCTGACGATTTTGAAAAAAATATCTTTAAAGGTAATTCTGTCTCTGTAGTATGTTATTATAATTCCCAATATATTTTAGCCGGTGGAATCATTAATAAAGCTTTTCAGACAGTGGTGGGAACTTTTTCAGCCGGAGCTCATATAAAAGCCCTGATGCAAAAAGGAAACTCATCATATCAGGCATTAGCGGCTACCTCTCCTGTAAATACCGATAAACATATATTGTTCAATCCATATACCAATTACTCCTATTATCTTAATTTGTCATTAATGCCAATGTCAATACAGATAGTAATAATTGTAATTTCAATTTTTAGTCTGGGGTCCGTACTAAAATATGACCAAGGTAAAGAACTATTGGAGGTTGGTAATCAAAAAATAGGAGTAATATGTATGGCTAAATTGCTTCCTTACACAATTATTTTTTCAATCATTGGTTTTTTTATGAATTCTCTTCTTTATTATAAAATAAAAATACCAATGCATGGAAATATCTGGATGATTAATTTGTACTTTATTTTTTTTATAATAATATGTCAATGTGTTGCTCTTTTTTTTGTTTCTCTTTCTACAAGTCTAAGAGCTGCACTAACAATAGGAGGAGGTTTTGCGGCAATATCTTTTTCTTTTGCAGGTTATACATTTCCGGAAGAAGGTATGCCAACAGTTATTAAATTTATAAATTATTGCTTCCCTTTTACCTCTTATTTACGGTTAACTATAAATTATGCTGTCAGAGGAATGAATATAAATATATATGACTGGAAATATATCTTGGCTTTAATTATTTTTTTAATCCTTGGGTTTGTTTCTATGTTTATTTACGGTAATAAACTTAAAAAAGGAGGATACGATGTTAAATAA
- a CDS encoding HlyD family secretion protein has protein sequence MKSKLISAVISLIVIIAIIGVAVWFMLSSPEVSYLQGQVDATQINVSPKIPGRLEQILVKEGDSVKVGQILAVLGTPELDAKLLQAESVKAAAEAQNEKARRGTRAEQIQAAYNVWQQAKAASELADKTYTRMQNLYNDKVIPAQKRDEAFTQSKAYREQEKAAYSNYQMAVNGARIEDKEAASAQVSQAQGAVNEVLAYKKEANIVSPVNAEVLKIVPNKGEVVNAGYPVINLVDLNDIWVVFNIREDFMGFFKKGNSFEAIIPALNNKKIRLQVRYIAAQGDFATWSATKTQGSFDMKTFEIKAYPSQKIEGLRPGMSVLIDQSLLKKK, from the coding sequence ATGAAAAGTAAACTTATAAGTGCTGTAATCAGCCTGATTGTAATTATAGCAATTATAGGAGTAGCTGTTTGGTTTATGCTTAGCTCTCCGGAAGTTAGCTACTTACAAGGACAGGTCGATGCAACACAAATCAATGTTTCACCCAAAATACCGGGGAGACTAGAGCAAATTTTGGTAAAAGAAGGAGATTCTGTAAAGGTCGGACAAATTTTGGCTGTATTGGGAACTCCTGAATTGGATGCTAAGTTGCTTCAGGCTGAATCCGTAAAGGCTGCTGCTGAAGCTCAAAATGAAAAAGCAAGGAGGGGGACAAGGGCAGAACAGATACAAGCAGCATATAATGTCTGGCAGCAAGCTAAAGCAGCATCGGAATTAGCTGACAAGACCTATACTCGAATGCAAAATTTATATAATGACAAAGTAATACCTGCACAAAAGCGAGATGAAGCCTTTACCCAGAGTAAAGCATATAGAGAACAGGAAAAAGCTGCATATTCAAACTATCAGATGGCAGTAAATGGAGCAAGAATTGAAGATAAGGAGGCTGCATCGGCTCAGGTGAGCCAGGCGCAGGGTGCTGTAAATGAGGTGTTGGCATATAAGAAAGAAGCTAATATTGTATCGCCGGTAAATGCTGAAGTTTTAAAAATTGTTCCTAATAAAGGAGAAGTGGTAAACGCAGGCTATCCCGTTATTAATCTGGTAGACTTGAATGATATATGGGTAGTTTTTAATATAAGAGAAGATTTTATGGGCTTCTTTAAAAAAGGAAATTCTTTTGAAGCAATAATTCCTGCATTGAATAATAAAAAAATTAGATTACAAGTGCGTTACATAGCTGCTCAGGGAGATTTTGCAACCTGGAGCGCTACCAAAACCCAGGGAAGCTTTGATATGAAAACTTTTGAAATAAAAGCATATCCTTCACAAAAAATAGAAGGACTAAGACCAGGGATGAGTGTACTGATAGATCAAAGTTTACTGAAGAAAAAATAA
- a CDS encoding TolC family protein — MAKDIMYKDNSLIKVAEKKEEVHKYELKTSQGLRYPKIGAFGMGIYLNKELGADLNGIRNGIGGLLHLPDPSLLGNWDVTLLKRGIAFGGVDFLWPLFSGGKINAAVEASRIKSEIGEMETISTKNKLISELAQRYFQVKLADEAVIVRKKVLEGMNRHLYNATKLEEQGIIAPVEKLQADVAVSEANRQYLAAKKDAALARVALSNTLETEIQSADLSTDFFVSPFIKPLEYYQSAAILNYPELQKLQLQIDLAEQGIKAKKSSYYPTVATFGQAILVHNNPVGLVEKDQKPWLLGVGISYTLFEGLQHKNEIKSAKATKESVELYQQRANIDIKTIIEKIYYDLEKQDEQIKNLEVQIKLAEELVRVRNFAFSEGVASSIDVVDAESNLSGVRLQKLQAEYNYVTDLASLLEYSGLSEEFLTYTK, encoded by the coding sequence ATGGCGAAGGATATAATGTATAAGGATAACAGCTTGATTAAAGTAGCAGAAAAAAAAGAGGAAGTACACAAATACGAATTGAAAACTTCTCAAGGATTACGTTATCCAAAAATAGGAGCTTTCGGAATGGGTATATATCTAAATAAAGAGTTGGGAGCCGATTTAAATGGCATAAGGAATGGTATTGGAGGTTTATTGCACTTACCGGATCCAAGTCTTTTGGGAAATTGGGATGTAACATTACTAAAAAGAGGTATAGCTTTTGGAGGAGTGGATTTTTTGTGGCCATTATTTAGTGGAGGAAAGATTAACGCTGCTGTGGAAGCTTCCCGAATAAAATCTGAAATTGGTGAAATGGAAACCATAAGTACTAAAAATAAGTTAATTTCAGAGTTGGCTCAGCGTTATTTTCAGGTAAAATTAGCAGATGAAGCTGTTATAGTTCGAAAAAAAGTTTTAGAAGGAATGAATCGCCATTTATATAATGCAACTAAACTAGAAGAGCAAGGAATTATTGCTCCTGTTGAAAAATTACAGGCAGATGTTGCAGTATCAGAAGCAAACAGGCAGTATTTAGCTGCAAAAAAAGATGCTGCTTTAGCCAGGGTAGCGTTATCTAACACATTGGAAACTGAAATTCAATCTGCAGATCTATCCACTGATTTTTTTGTATCACCTTTCATTAAACCACTGGAATACTATCAAAGCGCAGCCATATTAAATTATCCGGAATTGCAGAAGTTGCAATTACAAATTGATTTGGCAGAGCAGGGAATTAAAGCTAAGAAATCTTCTTATTATCCTACAGTTGCGACCTTTGGTCAGGCAATATTAGTACATAACAACCCTGTAGGACTAGTTGAAAAAGATCAAAAACCATGGTTATTAGGTGTAGGGATCAGTTATACTTTATTTGAAGGTTTACAGCATAAAAATGAGATTAAATCAGCAAAAGCAACTAAAGAAAGCGTTGAACTATATCAGCAGAGAGCAAATATTGACATTAAAACAATAATAGAAAAGATATATTATGATTTAGAGAAGCAGGACGAACAAATTAAAAATTTAGAAGTACAGATTAAACTTGCAGAAGAATTAGTCAGAGTACGGAATTTTGCTTTTTCTGAGGGGGTGGCATCTTCAATAGACGTGGTAGATGCAGAGTCCAATTTATCTGGTGTACGACTGCAAAAATTACAAGCAGAGTACAATTATGTCACTGACCTGGCATCTTTGTTGGAATACAGTGGATTAAGCGAAGAATTTTTAACATATACTAAATAA
- the namA gene encoding NADPH dehydrogenase NamA: protein MSKLFSSLNLKNNILKNRIVMSPMCQYSSHDGFANEWHFVHYGSRAVGGVAAVIQEATAVSPQGRITYKDLGIWKDEHMLELNKIVNFIHNQNSLAGIQLAHAGRKASTTIPWMPDEKLEEGYSQWPVVAPSAIAFDSDSLVPKELSIDEINIIITDFKEAASRAAKAGYDIIEIHAAHGYLIHEFLSPLSNQRKDIYGGEFKNRIRFLLEIVEACKEVLHNHNSLWVRISATDWAEGGWSIDESIELAEILKNSGVEVIDVSSGGLLPHVKIPVKPNYQVPFAQKIKNETGILTGSVGLITHAVQAEEILENEEADLIFIGRELLRNPYFALQSSIILEGSKNYPSQYERI from the coding sequence ATGTCTAAATTATTTTCATCTTTAAATTTAAAAAACAATATTCTTAAGAACAGAATAGTCATGTCTCCGATGTGTCAGTATTCTTCGCATGATGGTTTTGCCAATGAATGGCATTTTGTTCATTACGGATCCAGAGCTGTAGGCGGGGTGGCAGCAGTGATTCAGGAAGCAACGGCAGTTTCTCCTCAAGGAAGAATTACATATAAAGATTTAGGTATATGGAAAGATGAACATATGCTTGAACTTAACAAAATTGTTAATTTCATACATAATCAAAATTCACTGGCTGGCATTCAGCTTGCACATGCAGGAAGAAAAGCCAGTACTACTATTCCCTGGATGCCAGACGAAAAACTTGAAGAAGGTTATAGCCAGTGGCCTGTTGTAGCTCCTTCTGCCATAGCGTTTGATTCAGATTCATTAGTTCCTAAAGAACTTTCAATAGATGAAATTAATATTATAATTACTGATTTTAAAGAGGCTGCCAGCCGTGCAGCCAAAGCCGGCTATGATATTATAGAAATTCATGCTGCTCATGGATATTTAATTCATGAATTCTTATCTCCTTTAAGCAATCAAAGAAAAGATATATATGGTGGCGAATTTAAAAACAGAATTCGGTTTTTACTTGAGATAGTTGAGGCTTGTAAAGAAGTTCTTCATAATCATAACTCGCTTTGGGTACGTATTTCTGCTACAGACTGGGCAGAAGGTGGGTGGTCTATTGATGAATCTATAGAATTAGCAGAAATATTAAAAAATAGTGGTGTTGAAGTAATAGATGTTTCTTCCGGTGGACTTCTGCCTCATGTTAAAATACCTGTAAAACCAAATTATCAGGTTCCATTTGCTCAGAAAATAAAAAATGAAACAGGTATATTAACAGGATCTGTAGGATTGATTACTCATGCAGTTCAAGCTGAAGAAATTCTTGAAAACGAAGAAGCTGATCTCATTTTTATAGGAAGAGAATTACTTCGTAATCCTTATTTTGCTTTACAATCATCAATTATTTTAGAGGGTAGTAAAAATTACCCCTCTCAATATGAAAGAATTTAG
- a CDS encoding DUF1573 domain-containing protein, with translation MKKFIAVSFLLGIGFLSAQSISFEQEQIDYGSVKKGANGTKVFKFTNTGDKPLIVSNVKSSCDCSVPSWTKTPILPGKSGEITVKYDTKINGKFSKSIEVYTNDTKYSRKLLKIKGEVK, from the coding sequence ATGAAGAAATTTATTGCTGTTTCATTTTTATTAGGAATTGGATTTTTATCTGCTCAATCTATCTCTTTCGAACAGGAGCAAATAGATTACGGTTCTGTAAAAAAAGGTGCAAACGGAACCAAAGTATTCAAATTTACAAATACAGGAGATAAACCCTTAATAGTATCAAATGTAAAATCTTCTTGTGATTGTAGCGTACCGTCATGGACAAAAACACCAATATTACCTGGTAAATCAGGAGAAATAACTGTTAAATACGATACAAAAATTAATGGTAAATTTTCTAAATCTATTGAGGTTTACACTAATGATACTAAGTATTCAAGGAAACTATTAAAAATTAAAGGAGAAGTTAAATAA
- a CDS encoding DUF1573 domain-containing protein, with the protein MKKIILSSAFVLGAFLLSNAQELKITNYENNIVEYGNIARGSDGKRIIKIQNVGKKPLIISKINTSCGCTVPLWPSEPIAPGKKGEITVTYNTASGGNFNKVITINSNDVNNPTLAVRIQGKVEDAPVAVEAVSKK; encoded by the coding sequence ATGAAAAAAATTATTTTAAGTTCAGCATTCGTTTTAGGTGCTTTCTTACTAAGTAATGCACAAGAACTAAAAATAACAAATTATGAAAATAATATTGTTGAGTACGGCAACATAGCAAGAGGTTCTGATGGTAAAAGAATAATCAAGATTCAAAACGTAGGAAAAAAACCACTTATTATATCTAAGATTAATACTTCTTGCGGGTGCACTGTGCCTTTATGGCCTTCCGAACCAATTGCACCTGGTAAAAAGGGTGAAATTACTGTAACTTATAATACTGCTAGCGGAGGAAACTTCAATAAAGTAATTACTATTAACTCTAACGATGTTAATAACCCGACTTTAGCTGTAAGGATTCAGGGTAAAGTTGAGGATGCCCCTGTAGCGGTTGAAGCAGTTTCAAAAAAATAA